Proteins encoded in a region of the Pseudomonadota bacterium genome:
- a CDS encoding clan AA aspartic protease has product MGIIRTELTLRNPARGGLEPISVKALVDTGAIHLCIPEHLAIQLDLGELEKREVTLANGHRVAVPYVGPIEVRFKNRRCFTGAMVIGDEPLLGAIPMEDMDLVVVPSRQTVDVNPESPNIPGSLAK; this is encoded by the coding sequence ATGGGCATCATCCGAACAGAGCTTACACTCAGGAATCCGGCCAGAGGGGGCTTAGAGCCGATCAGTGTCAAGGCACTCGTCGATACCGGCGCCATTCATCTCTGTATTCCCGAGCATCTGGCCATTCAACTTGACCTGGGCGAGCTTGAAAAGCGGGAAGTGACGCTGGCGAATGGTCATAGGGTTGCCGTGCCTTACGTCGGCCCCATCGAGGTCAGATTCAAGAACCGCCGCTGCTTCACCGGGGCGATGGTGATAGGCGATGAACCGTTGCTCGGAGCGATTCCGATGGAAGATATGGATTTGGTAGTGGTGCCGAGCCGCCAGACCGTCGACGTTAACCCCGAGAGTCCGAACATCCCGGGTTCACTCGCGAAATGA